In one Roseburia intestinalis L1-82 genomic region, the following are encoded:
- the larC gene encoding nickel pincer cofactor biosynthesis protein LarC, with protein MKTLYIECNMGVAGDMLMGALYELCDQKEKFLSDMNQAFAPYGVTLSVEPAVKCGISGTHMRVAVHGEEEHSHDVLPEHIHEDGHMTIHAQEESPTHDHGTQCCHEHVHDEDTLMHSHEHTHDEDTLMHSHEHTHDEDSLMHVHDHIHDENEHTHTHDNNSHHEHHHTHAHTSYTQILEQIHTLPFPSSVKDSVAAVYRLIGEAESKVHHSTLDQIHFHEVGSIDALVDVTGCAYLLSLLEPETILCSPVHVGNGFVHCAHGTLPVPAPATAELLKGIPFYSRNIQGELCTPTGAAVLKHFVTSFEAMPPMNVTEIGYGMGTKDFAAANCVRVFLGESSPGSNTAPSFDDSVLSISCNLDDMTGEAVGFATELLLQAGALDVYTIPIQMKKNRPGILLTCICEPKDRERLTSLFFLHTTTRGVRYQMFDRAKLTSEIETCHSAYGDIRIKKSCGYGVEKEKAEFEDLKAISAGHNYEVSLDQIRDTIVR; from the coding sequence ATGAAAACACTTTATATAGAATGTAATATGGGTGTTGCCGGCGATATGTTAATGGGCGCCCTCTATGAACTCTGTGATCAGAAAGAAAAATTTTTATCGGACATGAATCAGGCTTTTGCACCTTACGGTGTGACACTTTCTGTGGAACCGGCAGTAAAATGCGGGATCAGCGGCACACACATGAGGGTAGCTGTACACGGTGAGGAAGAACATTCCCATGATGTTCTGCCTGAGCACATTCATGAAGATGGGCACATGACAATCCATGCACAGGAAGAATCCCCTACACACGATCATGGTACACAATGCTGCCATGAACACGTTCATGATGAAGATACACTCATGCATTCACATGAACACACTCATGATGAAGATACACTCATGCATTCACATGAGCACACTCATGATGAAGATTCACTCATGCATGTTCACGATCATATTCATGACGAAAATGAGCACACACATACTCACGACAACAACTCGCACCATGAACACCACCACACGCATGCCCACACCAGTTACACCCAGATCTTAGAACAGATCCACACACTTCCATTCCCATCATCGGTAAAAGACTCCGTAGCCGCAGTCTACCGTCTGATCGGGGAAGCAGAATCAAAAGTGCACCACTCCACCTTAGACCAGATCCATTTCCACGAAGTCGGATCGATTGACGCGCTTGTGGATGTGACCGGATGTGCCTATCTGTTATCACTGCTTGAACCGGAAACCATTCTCTGCTCTCCGGTTCATGTCGGAAATGGCTTTGTACACTGTGCCCACGGCACACTCCCGGTTCCGGCGCCTGCCACCGCAGAACTTTTAAAAGGGATTCCTTTTTACAGTAGAAATATTCAGGGCGAACTCTGTACGCCAACGGGGGCTGCTGTTTTAAAACATTTTGTGACCTCTTTCGAAGCCATGCCGCCTATGAATGTAACAGAGATCGGCTATGGTATGGGAACAAAGGATTTTGCTGCCGCCAACTGTGTGCGTGTTTTCCTCGGCGAATCTTCTCCCGGTTCCAACACAGCTCCATCCTTTGATGACTCCGTGCTGTCCATCTCCTGCAATCTCGATGATATGACAGGCGAAGCGGTCGGATTTGCAACTGAACTGCTCTTACAGGCGGGCGCTTTGGACGTATACACAATACCGATTCAGATGAAAAAGAACCGTCCGGGTATTCTTTTAACCTGTATCTGTGAGCCAAAAGACCGTGAACGTCTGACTTCCCTTTTCTTTTTACACACCACAACACGCGGTGTGCGCTATCAGATGTTTGACCGCGCCAAACTTACCTCTGAAATCGAAACCTGCCATTCCGCATACGGCGATATACGGATCAAAAAAAGCTGCGGGTACGGTGTCGAAAAAGAGAAAGCAGAGTTTGAAGATTTAAAAGCCATTTCTGCCGGCCATAACTATGAGGTGTCACTCGACCAGATCCGGGATACGATCGTGAGATAA
- a CDS encoding LptM family lipoprotein, with protein MYKAKKFISYMALCVLIFSLCACGEKGSENAAIYGETVGGLEDNELFAIIDTNASLPVLLVTSQVYNDGLGNQAALNCDVYYLIDKEVKNIGTIESMGTAYPIAYDETGIYAASGHDMQRFEIEKSGSLRLAEGIYEQFDESGNAAYTMKKGEETDVITEEEYYAAFEKYSNATIVNFSYGASDAGKAEVVTNNELEPRQGNIAEDVNVLEIVQETASEFAVKKMETSYF; from the coding sequence ATGTATAAGGCAAAGAAGTTTATTTCATATATGGCTTTATGTGTGTTAATCTTTTCTTTATGTGCATGTGGAGAAAAAGGTAGTGAAAACGCTGCTATTTATGGAGAAACCGTCGGAGGATTGGAAGATAATGAGCTTTTTGCAATTATTGATACAAATGCTTCTTTACCTGTTTTACTTGTTACCTCACAAGTATATAATGACGGTTTGGGAAATCAGGCAGCACTTAATTGTGATGTATATTATTTGATAGATAAAGAAGTTAAAAACATAGGAACAATAGAAAGTATGGGAACAGCATATCCTATCGCCTATGATGAAACAGGTATTTATGCTGCTTCCGGTCACGATATGCAGCGTTTTGAAATTGAAAAATCCGGTTCGCTCAGACTGGCAGAGGGGATTTATGAGCAATTTGACGAAAGTGGAAATGCTGCTTATACCATGAAAAAAGGAGAGGAAACAGATGTAATTACAGAAGAAGAATACTATGCAGCTTTTGAAAAATACAGCAATGCTACCATAGTAAATTTCTCTTATGGTGCATCGGACGCTGGCAAGGCAGAAGTGGTAACTAACAATGAGCTGGAACCCCGTCAAGGAAATATAGCAGAAGATGTCAATGTACTAGAAATTGTACAAGAGACAGCCTCGGAATTTGCAGTCAAAAAAATGGAAACTTCTTATTTTTGA
- a CDS encoding transposase produces the protein MSRTQRKYDQEYKIQAVKLAKEIGGAKAAKELGIPEGTIHTWLKAVRAGTLDIGDGAHTPESAMSLAEELAMLRKRVKDQDKEIRRLKEENEFLEEASAFFAASRRKSARTKE, from the coding sequence ATGTCACGAACCCAACGTAAATACGACCAGGAATATAAGATCCAGGCTGTCAAACTTGCCAAAGAAATCGGCGGTGCTAAGGCAGCCAAAGAATTAGGTATCCCAGAAGGAACCATCCACACATGGCTGAAAGCAGTTAGAGCAGGCACATTGGATATTGGCGACGGTGCACATACTCCGGAAAGCGCGATGAGTCTTGCTGAGGAGCTTGCCATGCTCCGCAAACGCGTTAAAGATCAGGACAAAGAAATCCGACGTCTGAAAGAGGAAAATGAATTTCTCGAGGAAGCAAGCGCTTTTTTCGCAGCCAGCCGTCGGAAGTCAGCAAGAACCAAAGAATGA
- a CDS encoding IS3 family transposase, translated as MMFIAIKTKDGVIKGKLSFYCRMLGVSRQGFYKYLAIKDRPWKYQDLADAMRVIHAEDECNDTYGRIRMYQALLLKNPTGIKIPSERTVYRVMDEIGLVHRPKRKPNGITKADREARKSDDLLKREFKADKPLEKCVTDITEIKAKDGKLYVSAIFDCFDSSVLGLAMKTNMKATLCEHTLDNAYLAHPDLRGAIVHSDRGRQYTSETYRQALSKYGIIQSMNSDGGRCHDNARCESMWARMKSELLYDRYNTESLTTDELRVLIWRYFISYWNNRRICSANGGLPPMIKRQRYYQSLGLAA; from the coding sequence ATGATGTTCATTGCCATAAAAACGAAAGACGGCGTGATTAAGGGAAAACTCTCATTCTATTGCCGGATGCTTGGCGTCAGCCGCCAGGGTTTCTACAAATATCTTGCTATTAAAGATCGCCCTTGGAAATATCAGGATCTTGCTGATGCCATGAGAGTGATCCATGCTGAGGATGAATGCAATGATACCTATGGACGTATTCGCATGTACCAAGCACTGCTCCTTAAGAATCCGACGGGAATCAAGATCCCCAGTGAACGAACCGTTTACAGGGTTATGGATGAAATAGGACTTGTCCATCGGCCAAAGCGCAAGCCAAATGGCATTACCAAGGCTGATCGGGAAGCACGTAAGTCAGATGATCTTCTGAAGAGAGAGTTCAAGGCTGATAAGCCACTTGAAAAATGCGTAACTGATATCACAGAAATCAAGGCAAAAGATGGAAAACTGTATGTTTCAGCCATCTTCGACTGCTTTGATTCCAGCGTTCTGGGACTGGCAATGAAAACAAACATGAAGGCAACTCTGTGTGAGCATACACTGGATAATGCCTATCTGGCGCATCCTGATCTGCGAGGTGCCATTGTGCACTCCGACAGAGGAAGACAATATACCAGTGAAACCTACCGTCAGGCGCTTTCTAAATATGGCATTATACAAAGCATGAACAGTGATGGTGGCAGGTGCCACGATAATGCTCGATGTGAAAGCATGTGGGCCAGAATGAAAAGCGAGCTTCTCTATGACCGCTACAATACGGAAAGCCTGACCACGGATGAGCTGAGAGTTCTTATTTGGAGATATTTCATCAGTTACTGGAACAACAGGAGGATCTGCTCTGCCAACGGTGGGCTTCCTCCTATGATTAAGCGTCAGAGATACTACCAATCTCTGGGCCTGGCTGCATAG
- the larB gene encoding nickel pincer cofactor biosynthesis protein LarB encodes MENDHIKHILEQLESGQLTASDAYDQLKLAPFEDLGYAKVDHHREVRQGAPEVIYGASKTKEQMEGIINSLLSHCKENILITRLSTESAAYLSERFDLFYDELSKIGIVNRTEHYSADGTIVVATGGTSDIPVAEEAALTAEVLGNHVIRLYDVGVAGLHRLLSNMELLSKANAIIAVAGMEGALASVIGGLTDCPVIGVPTSVGYGASFGGISALLSMLNSCASGVSVVNIDNGFGAGYLASMINHQAAPKTDDRPSSCHKNTDKL; translated from the coding sequence ATGGAAAATGATCATATCAAACATATATTAGAACAGTTAGAATCGGGGCAGCTTACTGCTTCCGATGCTTATGACCAGTTAAAGCTGGCACCTTTTGAGGATCTTGGATATGCCAAGGTGGATCATCACCGTGAAGTCAGACAGGGTGCGCCGGAGGTGATCTACGGTGCATCTAAGACAAAAGAACAGATGGAGGGCATTATAAACAGCCTGCTCTCCCACTGCAAAGAAAATATCCTGATCACAAGACTTTCGACAGAATCCGCGGCGTACCTGTCCGAACGTTTTGATCTTTTTTACGATGAGCTGTCAAAAATCGGCATCGTAAACCGCACCGAGCATTATTCCGCTGACGGCACGATCGTTGTCGCCACCGGAGGGACAAGCGATATCCCGGTTGCAGAGGAGGCTGCGCTGACTGCAGAGGTACTCGGCAATCATGTCATCCGTCTCTACGATGTCGGCGTTGCCGGGCTCCACCGTCTGCTCTCAAATATGGAACTTTTATCAAAGGCAAATGCGATCATTGCAGTCGCCGGGATGGAAGGCGCGCTTGCGAGCGTCATCGGCGGCCTGACCGACTGTCCTGTCATCGGCGTCCCGACGAGCGTTGGTTACGGCGCAAGTTTTGGTGGTATCTCAGCACTTTTATCGATGCTTAATTCCTGCGCCAGCGGTGTTTCCGTCGTAAACATCGACAACGGTTTTGGTGCAGGTTACCTTGCCAGCATGATCAATCATCAGGCAGCCCCTAAAACAGATGACAGACCATCATCCTGCCATAAAAACACGGACAAACTGTAA
- a CDS encoding helix-turn-helix domain-containing protein, translating into MEIGNKINQLRKLSGMTQEQLAEKLNVSRQTISKWESDSTSPDLESIVKISRIFHVSLDDLLKEGEAGVANKTDEQITLEDLMKINLHNRKMTLLLISGLIFIMVSILNFAYVIALQSTTLSTQYMLYRYIVTGQYENAPIDYMRLMIPSIIAAAIGVILFISYTIERRKKGD; encoded by the coding sequence ATGGAAATTGGAAATAAAATCAACCAATTAAGGAAACTTTCGGGAATGACACAAGAACAATTAGCAGAAAAACTTAACGTATCCAGACAGACTATTTCCAAATGGGAGTCAGATAGCACTTCCCCTGATTTAGAAAGTATCGTTAAAATAAGCAGAATTTTTCATGTGTCATTAGATGATTTGCTAAAGGAAGGAGAAGCAGGTGTGGCAAACAAAACTGATGAGCAAATAACTTTAGAAGATTTGATGAAAATAAATCTTCATAACAGAAAAATGACGCTGTTGCTAATTAGTGGTCTGATTTTTATTATGGTTAGCATATTAAATTTCGCCTATGTAATTGCGCTACAAAGCACAACACTTAGTACCCAGTATATGCTATACCGATATATCGTTACAGGACAATACGAAAATGCCCCTATTGATTATATGCGGTTAATGATACCGTCTATTATTGCGGCAGCAATCGGAGTGATATTGTTCATAAGTTATACCATTGAAAGAAGAAAAAAAGGAGACTGA